A stretch of Neisseria subflava DNA encodes these proteins:
- a CDS encoding ATP-binding cassette domain-containing protein: MNILSVENASFAVGHVALLDKTSFQLDSGEKIGLIGRNGAGKSSFLKILAGVQKLDDGQIIVQNNLKIVYVPQESFFDKDATVFDTVAEGLGEVRDLLRRYHHVSHELENGSSEALLKELNELQLEIEAKDGWKLDAAVKQTLGELGLPENEKIGNLSGGQKKRVALAQAWVQKPDVLLLDEPTNHLDIDAIIWLENLLKAFEGSLVVITHDRRFLDNIATRIVELDRGILRSYPGSFSKYSEKKAQELAVEAEHNRLFDKFHAQEEAWIRKGIEARRTRNEGRVRRLEELRRQRAERRNVQGQVNFKLDSGEKSGKIIAELEHASFAYGDKVIMDKFSAILQRGDKIGLIGPNGIGKTTFLKLILGELQPTYGRIRIGSKQEVAYFDQFRSALNENDTVFYTLGQGNDYVEVGGKKKHVMSYLEDFLFHPARAQSPVSSLSGGERNRLLLAKLFTRPANILVLDEPTNDLDIDTQELLEDLLRDYQGTVFLVSHDRMFLDNVITQSIVFEGQGRLKEYIGGYQDYIDAKSREDKIQTASAPKAVAEPEKVKPKANRTVKLSYKEQRELDALPDEIAALETEQAEINTQLSDPEIFKDYEKAGALQSRAEGIEMLLLEKLERWEWLEAKQNGEAV, from the coding sequence ATGAATATCTTATCCGTAGAAAATGCTTCTTTTGCCGTCGGCCACGTCGCCTTGCTTGACAAAACTTCTTTTCAACTCGACAGTGGTGAGAAAATCGGTTTAATCGGTCGTAATGGTGCGGGTAAGTCTTCGTTTTTAAAAATTCTTGCAGGAGTACAAAAGCTCGATGACGGGCAGATTATTGTTCAAAACAACCTCAAAATCGTTTATGTACCGCAGGAATCTTTTTTTGATAAGGACGCAACCGTATTTGATACTGTTGCCGAAGGTTTGGGCGAAGTTCGCGATTTATTGCGCCGTTATCATCATGTCAGCCATGAGTTGGAAAATGGTTCGAGTGAGGCTTTGTTAAAAGAGCTCAACGAATTGCAACTTGAAATCGAAGCGAAGGACGGCTGGAAACTGGATGCGGCAGTCAAGCAGACTTTGGGGGAACTGGGTTTGCCGGAAAACGAAAAAATCGGCAACCTTTCCGGCGGGCAGAAAAAACGCGTTGCCTTGGCGCAGGCCTGGGTGCAGAAGCCCGACGTATTGCTGCTGGATGAGCCGACCAACCACTTGGACATCGACGCGATTATCTGGCTTGAAAACCTGCTCAAAGCGTTTGAAGGCAGCCTAGTCGTGATTACCCACGACCGCCGTTTTTTGGACAATATCGCCACGCGCATTGTCGAACTAGACCGCGGCATTCTGCGCTCCTATCCCGGCTCGTTCTCCAAATACAGCGAGAAAAAAGCGCAAGAGTTGGCAGTCGAGGCGGAACATAACCGCTTGTTTGATAAATTCCATGCTCAGGAAGAAGCATGGATACGCAAAGGCATCGAAGCGCGCCGTACCCGTAATGAAGGCCGCGTGCGCCGTTTGGAAGAGCTGCGCCGCCAGCGCGCCGAACGCCGCAATGTACAAGGGCAGGTCAACTTTAAGCTCGATAGCGGCGAAAAAAGCGGCAAAATCATCGCCGAATTGGAACACGCTTCGTTTGCCTATGGCGACAAAGTCATTATGGACAAATTCTCCGCCATCTTGCAGCGCGGAGACAAAATCGGCTTAATCGGTCCAAACGGTATCGGCAAAACCACCTTCCTTAAGCTGATTTTGGGCGAATTGCAGCCGACCTACGGCAGAATCCGTATCGGCAGTAAGCAAGAGGTTGCCTATTTCGACCAGTTCCGCAGTGCGTTGAACGAAAACGACACCGTGTTTTACACGCTCGGACAGGGCAATGATTACGTTGAAGTCGGCGGTAAGAAAAAGCACGTGATGAGCTATTTGGAAGATTTCCTGTTTCATCCGGCTCGCGCACAAAGTCCTGTTTCCTCACTCTCCGGCGGCGAACGCAACCGCCTTCTGCTTGCAAAACTCTTTACCCGTCCTGCCAATATCCTGGTTTTGGACGAACCGACCAACGACTTGGACATCGACACCCAAGAGCTGCTCGAAGACCTGCTGCGCGATTACCAAGGCACGGTATTCCTTGTCTCGCATGACCGTATGTTCTTAGATAATGTGATTACCCAAAGCATTGTTTTCGAAGGACAAGGCCGTCTGAAAGAATACATCGGCGGCTATCAGGATTATATCGATGCAAAATCGCGGGAAGATAAAATTCAGACGGCCTCGGCGCCTAAAGCGGTTGCCGAGCCTGAAAAAGTCAAACCCAAAGCCAACCGTACGGTCAAACTTTCCTATAAAGAACAGCGTGAACTCGATGCCCTGCCTGATGAAATCGCCGCTTTGGAAACCGAACAGGCTGAAATCAATACCCAGCTTTCCGATCCTGAAATTTTCAAAGATTACGAAAAAGCAGGTGCATTGCAAAGCAGGGCTGAAGGAATTGAAATGCTGCTTTTGGAAAAGCTGGAACGCTGGGAATGGCTGGAAGCGAAACAAAATGGAGAAGCGGTTTAA
- the ruvB gene encoding Holliday junction branch migration DNA helicase RuvB, with protein sequence MLQTDNLTSAQPQRIITAQNISAQEELLERALRPKTLDDYIGQDKAKEQLAIFIQAAKKRGEALDHTLLFGPPGLGKTTLAHIIAKELGVNLRQTSGPVLERAGDLAALLTNLEPHDVLFIDEIHRLSPVVEEILYPALEDYQLDIMIGEGPAARSVKIDLPPFTLVGATTRAGMLTNPLRDRFGIVSRLEFYQNKDLATIVARSAQLLQLDMGDEGAMEVAKRSRGTPRIANRLLRRVRDYADVKNNGVIDAEIADAALSMLDVDGQGLDVMDRKFLEAILHKFSGGPVGLENVAAAIGESTDTIEDVIEPYLIQQGFLQRTPRGRVATERAYLHFGLKVQK encoded by the coding sequence ATGTTACAAACCGATAATCTTACTTCTGCACAACCTCAGCGTATTATCACTGCTCAAAATATTTCAGCTCAGGAAGAATTGCTTGAACGCGCTTTACGTCCGAAAACTTTAGACGACTATATCGGGCAGGATAAGGCAAAAGAGCAGTTGGCTATTTTTATTCAGGCGGCGAAAAAACGTGGCGAAGCGCTTGACCACACTTTGTTGTTTGGCCCTCCGGGTTTGGGCAAAACTACTTTGGCGCATATTATCGCCAAGGAGTTAGGCGTTAATTTGCGCCAAACCAGCGGCCCGGTTTTGGAACGTGCAGGCGACCTTGCAGCCTTGTTGACCAATCTCGAGCCGCATGATGTGCTGTTTATCGATGAAATCCACCGCTTAAGCCCTGTGGTTGAAGAAATCCTTTATCCTGCGCTTGAAGATTATCAGTTGGACATCATGATAGGCGAAGGGCCGGCCGCGCGTTCGGTCAAAATCGATTTGCCGCCGTTTACATTGGTAGGCGCGACGACCCGTGCCGGTATGCTGACCAATCCTTTGCGTGATCGTTTCGGTATCGTGTCCCGATTAGAGTTTTATCAGAATAAAGACTTGGCAACTATTGTTGCCCGTTCTGCACAATTGTTGCAGTTGGATATGGGCGACGAGGGCGCGATGGAAGTAGCCAAGCGCAGCCGCGGTACGCCGCGTATTGCCAACCGCCTTTTGCGACGTGTACGCGATTATGCCGATGTGAAAAACAACGGCGTCATTGATGCGGAAATTGCCGATGCTGCCTTGAGTATGCTGGATGTGGACGGGCAAGGTTTGGATGTGATGGATAGGAAATTCCTTGAGGCGATTCTGCACAAGTTCAGCGGCGGTCCTGTCGGTTTAGAAAACGTGGCCGCTGCGATTGGCGAATCGACCGATACCATCGAAGATGTGATTGAGCCTTATCTGATTCAACAAGGCTTTTTACAGCGTACACCGCGCGGACGCGTAGCAACCGAAAGAGCCTATCTGCATTTCGGTTTGAAGGTTCAAAAATAA
- the cmk gene encoding (d)CMP kinase, producing the protein MSLKQKVIAIDGPSASGKGTVASRVAEALGFLYLDSGALYRLTALYAQKQNVAWTDEDAVSTLAETLPAQFEGSAVLLNGEDVSEQIRTEAIGMGASAVAQLPKVRAALLQRQRDFLTEKGLVADGRDIGSVIFPDAALKIFLTASANVRAQRRAKQLGIPCEGVAFERILSDIEARDEADRRRPVAPLKQLPDALLLDTDNLSIEEAVKKVLDWYHKV; encoded by the coding sequence ATGAGCCTCAAGCAAAAAGTTATCGCCATCGACGGCCCCAGCGCATCCGGCAAAGGGACGGTTGCCTCACGCGTAGCCGAAGCTTTGGGTTTTCTTTACCTAGACTCCGGTGCGCTTTACCGCCTGACCGCGCTTTACGCACAAAAACAAAATGTCGCCTGGACAGATGAAGATGCCGTCAGCACACTGGCAGAAACCTTGCCCGCACAATTTGAAGGCAGCGCCGTATTATTAAACGGCGAAGATGTATCCGAGCAAATCCGTACCGAAGCAATCGGCATGGGCGCATCTGCCGTCGCGCAGTTGCCTAAAGTGCGTGCCGCCCTTTTGCAGCGCCAACGCGACTTCCTAACCGAAAAAGGTTTGGTCGCCGACGGTCGCGATATCGGCTCGGTTATTTTCCCTGATGCCGCATTAAAAATTTTCCTGACCGCGAGTGCCAATGTCCGCGCCCAACGTCGTGCAAAGCAACTCGGTATCCCATGCGAAGGCGTTGCATTCGAGCGTATTTTGTCGGATATTGAAGCGCGCGATGAAGCAGACCGCCGCCGCCCTGTTGCTCCGTTGAAACAACTGCCCGATGCCCTGCTTTTAGATACTGATAACCTTTCTATCGAAGAAGCTGTAAAAAAAGTGCTTGATTGGTATCATAAAGTTTAA
- the rpsA gene encoding 30S ribosomal protein S1: protein MTMENFAQLLEESFTLQEMNPGEVITAEVVGIDQNFVTVNAGLKSESLIDVAEFKNAQGEIEVKVGDFVTVTIESVENGFGETKLSREKAKRAADWIALEEAMENGDILSGVINGKVKGGLTVMINSIRAFLPGSLVDVRPVKDTSHFEGKEIEFKVIKLDKKRNNVVVSRRAVLEATLGEERKALLENLQEGSVIKGIVKNITDYGAFVDLGGIDGLLHITDLAWRRVKHPSEVLEVGQEVEAKVLKFDQDKQRVSLGMKQLGEDPWSGLTRRYPQGTRLFGKVSNLTDYGAFVEIEQGIEGLVHVSEMDWTNKNVHPSKVVQLGDEVEVMILEIDEDRRRISLGMKQCQANPWEEFAANHNKGDKISGAVKSITDFGVFVGLPGGIDGLVHLSDLSWTEAGEEAVRKYKKGEEVEAVVLAIDVEKERISLGIKQLEGDPFGNFISVNDKGSLVKGSVKSVDAKGAVVALSEEVEGYLPASEFAADRVEDLTTKLKEGDEVEAVIVTVDRKNRSIRLSVKAKDAKENREALNSVNAAATANAGTTSLGDLLKAKLSGDQE from the coding sequence ATGACTATGGAAAATTTTGCCCAGCTGCTGGAAGAAAGCTTTACCCTGCAAGAGATGAACCCAGGTGAAGTGATTACTGCCGAAGTAGTCGGCATCGATCAAAACTTCGTTACCGTTAACGCAGGTCTGAAATCAGAATCTCTGATTGATGTTGCTGAATTCAAAAACGCTCAGGGCGAGATTGAAGTTAAAGTTGGCGATTTCGTTACCGTTACCATCGAATCTGTTGAAAACGGCTTCGGCGAAACCAAACTGTCCCGCGAAAAAGCCAAACGCGCTGCCGACTGGATCGCTTTGGAAGAAGCTATGGAAAACGGCGACATCCTGTCCGGCGTTATCAATGGCAAAGTCAAAGGCGGTCTGACTGTTATGATCAACAGCATCCGCGCATTCCTGCCGGGTTCTTTGGTTGACGTACGTCCTGTAAAAGACACCTCTCACTTCGAAGGCAAAGAAATTGAATTCAAAGTGATCAAACTGGACAAAAAACGCAACAACGTTGTTGTATCCCGCCGCGCTGTTCTGGAAGCTACTTTGGGCGAAGAACGCAAAGCCTTGCTGGAAAACCTGCAAGAAGGTTCAGTTATCAAAGGTATCGTTAAAAACATCACCGATTACGGTGCATTCGTTGACTTGGGCGGCATCGATGGTCTGTTGCACATCACCGACTTGGCATGGCGCCGTGTGAAACACCCAAGCGAAGTTTTGGAAGTTGGTCAAGAAGTAGAAGCCAAAGTCCTGAAATTCGACCAAGACAAACAACGCGTTTCTTTGGGTATGAAACAACTGGGCGAAGATCCTTGGAGCGGCCTGACCCGTCGTTACCCACAAGGTACCCGCCTGTTCGGTAAAGTATCCAACCTGACTGACTACGGTGCGTTCGTTGAAATCGAACAAGGCATCGAAGGTTTGGTACACGTTTCCGAAATGGATTGGACCAACAAAAACGTACACCCAAGCAAAGTTGTTCAACTGGGTGACGAAGTTGAAGTCATGATCCTGGAAATCGACGAAGACCGCCGCCGTATCTCTTTGGGTATGAAACAATGCCAAGCTAACCCTTGGGAAGAGTTTGCCGCCAACCACAACAAAGGCGACAAAATCTCCGGCGCAGTTAAATCTATCACTGACTTCGGCGTATTTGTAGGTTTGCCTGGCGGCATCGACGGTCTGGTTCACTTGTCCGACCTGTCTTGGACTGAAGCCGGCGAAGAAGCTGTACGCAAATACAAAAAAGGCGAAGAAGTTGAAGCCGTTGTATTGGCCATCGACGTTGAAAAAGAACGTATCTCTTTGGGCATCAAACAACTGGAAGGTGATCCGTTCGGCAACTTCATCAGCGTAAACGATAAAGGTTCTTTGGTTAAAGGTTCTGTGAAATCTGTTGACGCCAAAGGTGCCGTAGTAGCTCTGTCTGAAGAAGTTGAAGGCTACCTGCCTGCTTCTGAATTCGCCGCTGACCGCGTTGAAGACCTGACTACCAAACTGAAAGAAGGCGACGAAGTTGAAGCCGTTATCGTTACCGTTGACCGCAAAAACCGCAGCATCCGTCTGTCTGTTAAAGCGAAAGACGCTAAAGAAAACCGCGAAGCGCTGAATTCAGTTAACGCCGCTGCAACTGCCAATGCAGGTACTACCAGCCTGGGCGACTTGCTGAAAGCCAAACTGTCCGGCGACCAAGAATAA
- a CDS encoding integration host factor subunit beta has translation MTKSELMVRLAEVFAEKNGNQLLAKDVEYSVKVLVDTMTRSLARGQRIEIRGFGSFDLNHRPARIGRNPKTGERVEVPEKHVPHFKPGKELRERVDLALQESAH, from the coding sequence ATGACGAAGTCTGAATTGATGGTTCGCCTTGCAGAAGTGTTTGCCGAAAAAAATGGCAACCAACTGCTGGCTAAAGATGTCGAATACAGTGTAAAAGTCTTGGTTGATACCATGACCCGCTCACTGGCTCGTGGACAACGTATCGAAATCCGCGGCTTCGGCAGCTTCGACTTGAACCACCGCCCTGCCCGTATTGGGCGCAACCCGAAAACCGGCGAACGTGTAGAAGTGCCTGAAAAGCATGTTCCTCACTTCAAACCGGGTAAAGAGTTGCGTGAGCGTGTAGACTTGGCATTGCAAGAAAGTGCTCATTAA
- the zapE gene encoding cell division protein ZapE, whose protein sequence is MSNRDQLFTPPPFENHSPLTWYQAAAEQPNFIRDEAQARAIEYLDRLWTELMMFKRKRNRFLGRSLRSPQVPKGLYFYGGVGRGKSFLMDAFFGCLPYRRKRRVHFHAFMAEIHQRLKVLKSEANPLKAVATEIAKETRVLCFDEFHVSDIADAMILGRLLENLLSEGVVLVATSNYAPSELYPQGQNRSSFLPTIALIESNLTVLNVDGGEDYRLRTLRPAEIFFVPNNEENEQKLAALFKEMSGISELNPGISIIHGREIPHKAQSERAIWFDFRTLCFGPRSQADYLYLAEHYEMVFLSGLERLTPQEKAEARRLTWLIDVLYDFRVKLCATSAVGVNDIYVEGDFAEEFTRTASRMIEMQSEVYLEQPHLTLSK, encoded by the coding sequence ATGAGCAATAGAGACCAACTATTCACACCACCTCCATTTGAAAACCACAGCCCATTGACTTGGTATCAAGCTGCAGCCGAACAACCCAACTTTATCCGCGACGAAGCACAAGCGCGAGCCATTGAATATTTGGATCGTTTGTGGACCGAGCTGATGATGTTCAAACGCAAACGCAACCGTTTTCTAGGCCGTAGCTTGCGTTCCCCCCAAGTACCTAAAGGGCTCTATTTTTATGGCGGCGTAGGACGCGGTAAAAGCTTTTTGATGGATGCTTTTTTCGGCTGTCTCCCCTATCGTCGTAAGCGTCGCGTGCATTTCCATGCCTTCATGGCTGAAATCCATCAACGCCTTAAGGTCTTGAAAAGCGAAGCCAATCCTTTAAAAGCTGTTGCAACAGAAATTGCCAAAGAAACACGAGTTTTGTGTTTTGACGAGTTTCACGTCAGCGATATTGCAGATGCCATGATTTTGGGTCGCTTGCTGGAAAACCTGTTGAGTGAAGGTGTAGTCTTGGTAGCCACTTCCAACTACGCCCCATCCGAACTCTATCCTCAAGGCCAAAACCGCAGCAGTTTTCTACCAACCATCGCCCTTATCGAGTCCAACCTGACCGTTTTAAATGTGGATGGCGGCGAAGATTACCGCTTGCGTACGCTGCGTCCTGCCGAAATTTTCTTTGTCCCCAATAATGAAGAAAACGAGCAAAAACTCGCCGCTTTATTTAAGGAAATGAGCGGAATCTCTGAATTAAACCCAGGTATCAGCATTATTCATGGACGGGAAATTCCCCATAAAGCCCAGTCAGAACGCGCCATCTGGTTTGATTTCCGCACATTATGTTTTGGCCCGCGCTCACAAGCTGACTATCTGTATTTAGCCGAACATTACGAGATGGTTTTCCTTTCAGGATTAGAACGCTTAACCCCTCAAGAAAAAGCAGAAGCACGTCGCCTGACATGGTTAATTGACGTTTTATACGATTTCCGTGTGAAGCTGTGCGCTACCAGCGCAGTTGGCGTAAACGATATTTACGTCGAAGGCGATTTTGCCGAAGAATTTACCCGTACAGCCAGCCGTATGATCGAAATGCAATCCGAAGTCTATTTGGAACAACCACACCTGACTTTAAGCAAATAA
- the ndk gene encoding nucleoside-diphosphate kinase has product MAIERTISIIKPDAVEKNVIGKIYSRFEENGLRIIAAKMKHLSEREAKEFYAVHKGRPFYEDLVKFMTRNPVMIQVLEGENAVAKNRELMGATNPADAAPGTIRADFAESVSVNAVHGSDSVENAAIEIAYFFSQSEICPR; this is encoded by the coding sequence ATGGCCATCGAACGTACGATTTCAATCATCAAACCCGATGCAGTAGAAAAAAACGTCATCGGCAAGATTTACAGCCGCTTTGAAGAAAACGGCTTGCGCATTATTGCGGCAAAAATGAAACATCTCTCTGAGCGTGAAGCAAAAGAATTTTATGCCGTACACAAAGGCCGCCCTTTTTATGAAGATTTGGTTAAATTCATGACTCGCAACCCTGTCATGATTCAAGTATTAGAAGGTGAAAACGCCGTTGCCAAAAATCGCGAATTGATGGGTGCAACCAATCCAGCCGATGCAGCTCCGGGTACAATCCGTGCCGACTTTGCAGAATCTGTCAGTGTTAATGCCGTACATGGTTCTGACAGCGTTGAAAATGCTGCGATTGAAATTGCTTACTTCTTCAGCCAAAGCGAAATCTGCCCACGCTAA
- the rlmN gene encoding 23S rRNA (adenine(2503)-C(2))-methyltransferase RlmN codes for MKTNLLNYDLNGLTQHFAEMGEKPFRAKQVMRWMHQAGAQNFEEMTDLAKSLRAKLNEQATIEVPKLMMAQESTDGTRKWLLDVGTGNGVETVFIPEAERGTLCISSQVGCALECTFCSTGRQGFNRNLTAAEIIGQLWWANKAMGVTPKNERVISNVVMMGMGEPMANFDNVVTALSIMLDDHGYGLSRRRVTVSTSGMVPQMDRLRDAMPVALAVSLHASNDEVRDQIVPLNKKYPLKELMAACQRYLVKAPRDFITFEYVMLDGINDKAQHARELIELVKDVPCKFNLIPFNPFPNSGYERSTNENIRVFRDILQQAGFVVTVRKTRGDDIDAACGQLAGQVQDKTRRQQKWQQILVEQ; via the coding sequence ATGAAAACCAATCTACTGAATTACGATTTAAACGGACTGACGCAACACTTTGCCGAAATGGGCGAAAAACCTTTTCGTGCCAAGCAAGTAATGCGTTGGATGCATCAAGCCGGTGCACAAAACTTTGAAGAAATGACTGACTTAGCCAAATCATTACGTGCCAAGTTGAATGAACAAGCCACAATCGAAGTGCCTAAATTAATGATGGCACAAGAATCTACGGATGGTACACGCAAATGGTTGCTGGATGTCGGCACGGGCAACGGTGTAGAAACCGTCTTCATTCCCGAAGCCGAACGCGGTACTTTGTGTATCTCTTCCCAAGTAGGTTGCGCATTGGAATGCACCTTCTGCTCTACCGGACGACAAGGTTTCAACCGCAACCTGACTGCCGCTGAAATCATCGGCCAGCTTTGGTGGGCCAATAAAGCCATGGGCGTTACCCCTAAAAACGAACGCGTTATCTCCAACGTAGTGATGATGGGTATGGGCGAACCCATGGCAAACTTTGATAATGTTGTTACCGCTTTGAGCATTATGCTGGATGATCACGGCTACGGCTTAAGCCGCCGCCGTGTGACTGTTTCCACTTCGGGCATGGTTCCGCAAATGGACAGACTGCGTGATGCAATGCCTGTTGCTTTGGCTGTATCTTTACACGCATCCAACGATGAAGTGCGCGATCAAATTGTTCCACTCAACAAAAAATACCCGCTTAAAGAATTGATGGCGGCCTGTCAACGTTATCTGGTCAAAGCACCCCGTGACTTTATTACCTTTGAATACGTTATGCTCGACGGCATCAACGATAAAGCACAACATGCGCGTGAATTGATTGAGTTGGTTAAAGACGTACCCTGCAAATTCAATCTGATTCCGTTCAATCCTTTCCCAAATTCCGGCTACGAACGTTCTACTAATGAAAATATCCGTGTCTTCCGCGATATTCTGCAACAAGCCGGCTTTGTCGTTACTGTCCGCAAAACCCGCGGCGACGATATCGATGCCGCTTGCGGACAACTGGCCGGACAAGTACAAGATAAAACACGCCGCCAACAAAAATGGCAACAGATTTTGGTCGAACAATAA
- the pilW gene encoding type IV pilus biogenesis/stability protein PilW has protein sequence MKIKFGFALLTALTLSACASSSGPSPKERAIQVSNIKTQLAVEYMRGQNYRQATESIEEALKFNSKNDLAWLVRAEIYQYLKVKDKAQESFLKALSLKPDSAEVNNNYGWFLCNQMNAPAESLAYFDKALADPTYPSPFIANMNKGICSARLGQYSLAQAYLERSLAANPQFFPAFKELARTKMMAGNLNDADYYFRQYQSKVDVLQADDLLLGWRLATALGNKHAAYEYEAQLRANFPYSDELQTVTTGH, from the coding sequence ATGAAAATCAAGTTCGGATTCGCTTTACTTACCGCACTGACTCTTTCAGCCTGCGCTTCCTCTTCCGGTCCAAGCCCTAAAGAACGCGCCATTCAAGTTTCTAATATCAAAACCCAACTGGCTGTGGAATATATGCGTGGCCAAAACTACCGCCAAGCTACTGAAAGTATCGAAGAGGCGCTTAAGTTCAATTCAAAAAATGACCTTGCTTGGTTGGTACGCGCCGAGATTTATCAGTATTTGAAAGTCAAAGATAAAGCTCAGGAAAGCTTTCTTAAAGCATTGTCTTTAAAACCTGATAGCGCGGAAGTCAACAACAACTACGGTTGGTTCTTGTGCAATCAAATGAATGCACCAGCAGAATCTTTGGCTTATTTTGACAAAGCACTGGCCGACCCAACCTACCCAAGCCCCTTTATTGCCAATATGAATAAAGGCATTTGCAGTGCAAGGTTAGGCCAATACTCTTTAGCCCAAGCCTATTTGGAAAGGTCTTTAGCAGCGAATCCGCAATTCTTCCCTGCTTTCAAAGAACTTGCCCGAACCAAAATGATGGCAGGCAATCTGAACGATGCCGACTATTATTTCCGCCAATACCAAAGCAAAGTTGATGTCCTGCAGGCTGACGATTTGCTTTTAGGCTGGCGTTTGGCTACCGCCTTGGGCAATAAACACGCCGCATACGAATACGAAGCCCAACTTAGGGCAAACTTCCCTTATTCAGACGAACTACAAACCGTCACAACAGGCCACTAA
- a CDS encoding helix-turn-helix domain-containing protein, whose translation MENNDKINYDAQAAKTLGDELRKHRTDAKIDIQDVASRLKLSAEQIDALEKGEYSGFPGLVFVSGYLRSYARFLKIDEQTIAKHLLSITPQLEDHVYAVIRSANTGLSYQDTEKQGFPKWILGIAALALAVGGVYFWQSKSSFENEQANIQNSKDVADTMKTPALKTDNVAVSEMTEDGKKEITNKPEVANDQAASEASAVAQEEKPAVKVEKDELWIKVQYRSNLIITDKDGKVVFSRIVPAGSEQRLRGGAPYNVWIGIAAGSEANYGGTPIEPLKYRVAGEKSASFIAGKN comes from the coding sequence ATGGAAAATAACGATAAAATCAACTACGACGCACAAGCCGCCAAAACATTGGGGGATGAATTACGCAAACACAGAACTGATGCCAAAATCGATATTCAAGATGTTGCTTCACGTTTGAAACTGTCTGCCGAACAAATTGATGCTTTGGAAAAAGGGGAATATTCAGGCTTTCCCGGTTTAGTCTTTGTTTCAGGCTATCTGCGTTCATATGCACGATTTTTGAAAATCGATGAACAAACCATCGCCAAACATTTACTCTCCATTACTCCGCAACTTGAAGACCATGTATACGCGGTAATACGCAGCGCCAACACCGGCTTAAGCTACCAAGACACTGAAAAGCAAGGCTTCCCAAAATGGATATTGGGGATAGCCGCACTGGCTTTGGCTGTAGGCGGCGTTTACTTTTGGCAAAGCAAATCCAGTTTTGAAAACGAACAGGCAAATATTCAAAACAGCAAAGATGTTGCTGATACGATGAAAACGCCCGCCTTAAAAACGGATAATGTTGCCGTTAGCGAAATGACGGAAGACGGCAAAAAAGAAATTACCAATAAGCCTGAAGTGGCTAATGATCAAGCTGCTTCTGAGGCTTCTGCCGTAGCACAAGAAGAGAAACCTGCCGTCAAAGTTGAGAAAGACGAACTTTGGATTAAAGTCCAATACCGAAGCAATCTGATTATTACAGACAAAGATGGAAAAGTAGTATTCAGCCGTATCGTTCCTGCCGGAAGCGAACAACGTCTGAGAGGCGGCGCACCCTACAATGTTTGGATCGGTATTGCAGCCGGCTCGGAAGCCAATTACGGCGGCACACCTATCGAACCTTTGAAATACCGTGTTGCCGGTGAAAAATCCGCCTCTTTTATTGCAGGAAAAAACTAA